The DNA segment GCAGGGAAGAAAATAGCGACGGCCGCCACACAAGCCCCGACCGCTACCAGCATATCCATAAAGGTAAAAGCCGTTCGCCCGCCACCGATCGACTCGAACGCATCGCGTTGTTTGGGCTGGGGGGCATTACTGTCTTTTGGGGACGCGGTATCAAGAACCTCGGCAAATAAATGCGGATTATCCAAGACGGCACACGTTCGCGAAGCAAGCCCTACCGGAGGAGCAGCCTCGTCGAGACCATCGGCCAGTAAATCGAGGTGGCAACGTAGTTGATCTAATTCATCTGCGGCACGAGGGTCGTTCGCGATATGCTGTTCGACCAAGTCTCGCTCGTTTTCGTCTAAGGCTCCCATAAGGAAGCCTACCCAATGCTCACGCGTCATCGTCATCAGTGGTATAAACTTGATTCCAGGCTTCGGTAAGTTTCTGCACGGCGGTGTGCAATCGGCTTTTGACCGTTCCGACCGGAATCCCCAAGATGTCTGCCGCTTCGCGGTACTTCAGACCTTGGTAATAAACCAACACAATGGCGGTTTTCAACGATTCCGGGAGTTCTTGAACTGCGTCGCGCATCACGCGTTGCCGTTCCATGTCGTCCATCTGCGACATCGGCCCTGCTTCGCTACTCACCAGCAAATCGACCAGGGAACCCGTTTCCTGATTCTCGCCCGATGTGCCGGCTCGATCCAAACTGACCATCTTGTGGCGTTTGGTCTTGCGCTGTGCATCGATCGCCTGATTCGTGGCAATCGTGTACAGCCAGGGTCGGAAACGACGTCCTTCTTCAAAAGTATCGCACTTCAGATGCACTTGTAAAAATGCGGCCTGAAACACATCT comes from the Bremerella cremea genome and includes:
- a CDS encoding RNA polymerase sigma factor gives rise to the protein MTTATLEMTSSYSDPSLVQPKSDEDLLLAYRDSGNREYFARLVQRYERELYNYLRRYLGDPEMAEDVFQAAFLQVHLKCDTFEEGRRFRPWLYTIATNQAIDAQRKTKRHKMVSLDRAGTSGENQETGSLVDLLVSSEAGPMSQMDDMERQRVMRDAVQELPESLKTAIVLVYYQGLKYREAADILGIPVGTVKSRLHTAVQKLTEAWNQVYTTDDDDA